The genomic window AAACAGTTAAGTCTCCCATAACATCATCATGGTTATCAATGTGCAAATTCTTTCCATAATGATCTAAGAAAAGTTGATCAGCAATGAAGTTGAAGTATGTTTGTTCAGCATTATTCAATGGCAAAGTTGCAATAAATTTTGCTAAATACGTTGCGGCATTAACTCCGTGATAAGGTTCCATAGCATGCGAACCCTTACCGATCATTTTCAAACTGTAAGTATTAGCTTTTAAAGTGATTTCGCCGTTAATCTCGTCATTATCGTTTACAAAATCGTTGAAATCATTAGTAATCGAGTTTAAATTGCCGTCGTTATCTACGATGGTTGCTTCAGCGTGTTGGGGAACCATGTTAGGACGTAAGCCGCTGTCAAAATTTTTGACGATTCCATTTTTTGATTGTGGAAATTCGACTGCAAACGAAACGATTCCCTTTTCGCCATTGATGACAGGGAATTCGGCATCAGGAGAAAATCCGGTTTCAGGCATAGTTTCTTTTTCCATGTAGTGGTTCATGCCGACCCATTCGCTTTCTTCGTCAGTACCTAAAATCATGTGGACTGATTTAGAAGTAGGCAAGTTGAGTTCCTTAATGATCTTTAGGGCATAGTATGCAGCCAAACTTGGTCCTTTATCGTCTGAAGTGCCACGTGCATAAATATTGCCATCTTTGATAGTTGGTTCAAAGGCATTGGTTTCCCAACCTGGACCTTCAGGCACAACGTCAACGTGTCCCAAGATAGCGATTTTATCTTCGCTGTCGCCTAATTCGATTCTTCCAGCTAGATTGTCGACATTCTTAGTTTTAAAGTCGTCTCTTTCAGCAAAATGTAAAAATGTCTTTAATGCTTTTGCAGGACCGGGTCCCAATGGATAATCGTCAGTTTTGTGTTCAATGTCTCGAGAA from Companilactobacillus sp. includes these protein-coding regions:
- the pepV gene encoding dipeptidase PepV, which gives rise to MSIDWEKEVSHRSDELLNDLSELLSIDSSRDIEHKTDDYPLGPGPAKALKTFLHFAERDDFKTKNVDNLAGRIELGDSEDKIAILGHVDVVPEGPGWETNAFEPTIKDGNIYARGTSDDKGPSLAAYYALKIIKELNLPTSKSVHMILGTDEESEWVGMNHYMEKETMPETGFSPDAEFPVINGEKGIVSFAVEFPQSKNGIVKNFDSGLRPNMVPQHAEATIVDNDGNLNSITNDFNDFVNDNDEINGEITLKANTYSLKMIGKGSHAMEPYHGVNAATYLAKFIATLPLNNAEQTYFNFIADQLFLDHYGKNLHIDNHDDVMGDLTVSPDIFKFDDNHASILLNIRYPKGDTGETLTDKINKQLPENVTASIEGHNQLPHFVDANDPLVQSLMGAYQAHTDDLESKPFTVGGGTYGRILKNGVAFGAMFPGDENVMHQANEYINLDKLFKATAIYADAIYRLIK